In the Drosophila takahashii strain IR98-3 E-12201 chromosome 3R, DtakHiC1v2, whole genome shotgun sequence genome, one interval contains:
- the pug gene encoding C-1-tetrahydrofolate synthase, cytoplasmic isoform X2, whose product MASKFAYQLEVEEVLLEHDLDEEWRAEPAVKMSGAKIISGTAVAKSIREELRNEVAAMGKQLADFAPGLRIVQVGGREDSNVYIRMKIKAATEIGINAAHVQLPRSITEGELLDKINDLNEDPRVHGIIVQMPLDCDSPIDSHRITDAVSPEKDVDGLHTVNEGRLAIGDLGGFLPCTPWGCLELIRRSGVEIAGARAVVLGRSKIVGTPAAELLKWANATVTVCHSKTRNLEEITRSADILVVGIGVAEMVKGSWIKPGAVVIDCGINVKPDASKASGTRLVGDVDYEEALQVAGHLTPVPGGVGPMTVAMLMKNTVRSAARSLERLIRSEWSLQPLPLKPLRPVPSDIVIARAQRPKDIAVLAKEIGLQAREVSLYGNKKAKISLSVLQRLADKEAGHYVVVAGMTPTPLGEGKTTTLMGLVQALGAHKQRNTMAALRQPSQGPTFGIKGGAAGGGYAQVIPMEEFNLHLTGDIHAVSAANNLLAAQLDTRIFHENTQKDKALYDRLVPKVKGQRTFSPIQLRRLKKLGITKTDPDTLTEEEYGSFARLDIDPETIMWERVVDINDRYLRSITVGQSPTEKGISRETRFSISVASEIMAVLALSRCLEDMKQRLADMVVAFDRKGKPVTADDLGVTGALAVLLKDALEPNLMQSLEGTPVLVHAGPFANIAHGCNSIIADEIGLKLVGKDGFVCTEAGFGSDIGMEKFCNIKCRTSGRKPNAMVLVATVRAIKMHGGGAPVTPGAPLNKQYTEENLELVQKGLPNLLQHIANGKAFGMPVVVSLNAHSADTPAEHELVKKAALEAGAFAAVVATHWADGGAGAVELADAVIKACEQGNQFRLLYDVELPLLEKMNKIATTMYGAGKVVLSPAAEEKVKRLTEAGFGNLPICMSKVSGSFTGDAKIKGAPKGFTLDVEDVYVSAGAGFVVAMCGEVTKMPGLPTRPAIYDIDLNTETGQIEGLF is encoded by the exons ATGGCTTCAAAATTCGCATATCAATTGGAAGTGGAGGAAGTTCTTTTGGAGCATGACCTTGA CGAAGAGTGGCGAGCAGAGCCGGCGGTCAAGATGAGCGGAGCCAAAATAATATCGGGCACGGCGGTGGCCAA ATCCATTCGCGAGGAGCTGCGCAACGAGGTGGCGGCTATGGGCAAACAATTGGCTGACTTTGCCCCTGGCTTGAGGATCGTTCAGGTGGGCGGACGCGAGGACTCCAATGTCTATATCCGGATGAAGATCAAGGCAGCTACCGAAATCGGCATCAATGCTGCCCACGTCCAACTGCCTCGATCCATCACCGAGGGGGAACTGCTCGATAAG ATTAACGACCTGAACGAGGATCCGAGGGTACATGGCATCATAGTGCAAATGCCCCTGGACTGCGACTCTCCCATCGACTCGCATCGCATTACGGACGCAGTTTCCCCGGAAAAGGATGTTGATGGACTGCACACGGTAAACGAGGGACGCCTGGCCATCGGTGACCTTGGCGGATTCCTGCCCTGCACTCCGTGGGGCTGCCTGGAGCTCATCCGCCGCTCGGGAGTGGAGATTGCCGGAGCCCGGGCTGTGGTCCTGGGTCGCAGCAAGATCGTGGGCACTCCCGCCGCCGAGCTGCTTAAGTGGGCCAATGCCACGGTCACGGTGTGCCACTCGAAGACCCGCAACCTGGAGGAGATCACCCGAAGTGCCGACATCCTGGTGGTTGGAATCGGCGTGGCTGAGATGGTCAAGGGTTCGTGGATAAAGCCCGGTGCGGTGGTCATCGATTGCGGCATCAATGTGAAGCCAG ACGCCAGCAAAGCCAGCGGCACCCGGCTGGTGGGCGACGTGGACTACGAGGAGGCTCTCCAGGTGGCCGGACATCTGACACCCGTGCCCGGTGGCGTTGGACCCATGACGGTGGCCATGCTGATGAAGAACACCGTGCGATCGGCGGCCCGTTCCCTGGAGCGTCTGATCAGGAGCGAGTGGTCCCTGCAGCCACTGCCCCTGAAACCCCTGCGTCCGGTGCCCAGCGACATTGTGATTGCCCGCGCCCAGAGGCCCAAGGACATCGCTGTGCTGGCCAAGGAGATCGGTCTGCAGGCGCGAGAGGTTTCCCTGTACGGCaacaagaaggccaagatctCGCTGTCGGTGCTGCAGCGTCTGGCGGACAAGGAGGCGGGTCACTATGTGGTAGTGGCCGGCATGACACCCACGCCCCTGGGTGAGGGTAAGACCACCACGCTGATGGGCCTGGTCCAGGCTCTGGGAGCTCACAAGCAGCGGAACACCATGGCTGCCCTGAGACAGCCATCCCAGGGTCCCACTTTCGGCATCAAGGGCGGAGCTGCTGGCGGTGGCTACGCCCAGGTGATTCCCATGGAGGAGTTCAATCTCCATTTGACAGGCGACATCCATGCGGTGTCGGCAGCCAATAACTTGCTGGCCGCCCAGCTGGACACCCGCATCTTCCACGAGAACACGCAAAAGGATAAGGCGTTGTACGATCGATTGGTGCCCAAGGTTAAGGGTCAGCGGACTTTCAGCCCCATTCAGCTGCGCCGTCTCAAGAAACTGGGCATTACCAAGACCGATCCGGATACGCTGACCGAGGAGGAGTACGGATCCTTCGCACGACTGGACATCGATCCCGAGACCATCATGTGGGAGCGCGTGGTGGACATCAACGATCGGTATCTGCGATCGATTACCGTTGGCCAGTCGCCCACCGAGAAGGGAATTTCGCGGGAGACCCGCTTCTCCATCTCGGTGGCCAGTGAGATCATGGCTGTGCTGGCGCTATCCCGCTGCCTGGAGGACATGAAGCAGCGGCTGGCCGATATGGTGGTGGCCTTCGACAGGAAGGGCAAGCCCGTTACTGCCGACGATCTGGGTGTCACTGGAGCTTTAGCTGTTCTGCTCAAGGATGCTCTCGAGCCCAATCTGATGCAGTCGCTCGAGGGAACTCCCGTGCTGGTGCACGCCGGTCCCTTTGCCAACATTGCCCACGGCTGCAACTCCATCATCGCCGATGAAATTGGCCTCAAGCTGGTGGGCAAGGATGGTTTTGTCTGCACGGAGGCAGGATTCGGTTCGGATATCGGCATGGAGAAATTCTGCAACATCAAGTGCCGCACCTCCGGTCGCAAACCGAACGCCATGGTGCTGGTGGCCACCGTTAGGGCCATCAAGATGCACGGAGGCGGAGCACCTGTTACCCCAGGAGCACCTCTAAACAAGCAGTACACCGAGGAGAACCTGGAGCTCGTCCAGAAGGGACTGCCCAATCTGCTGCAGCACATCGCCAACGGCAAGGCCTTCGGCATGCCCGTGGTGGTGAGCCTAAATGCCCATTCGGCGGACACGCCGGCGGAGCACGAGTTGGTCAAGAAGGCTGCTCTGGAGGCTGGAGCCTTCGCCGCCGTGGTCGCGACCCATTGGGCCGACGGAGGAGCTGGAGCCGTCGAGTTGGCCGATGCCGTGATCAAGGCCTGCGAGCAGGGCAACCAGTTCCGACTGCTCTACGATGTGGAACTGCCACTGCTGGAGAAGATGAACAAGATCGCCACGACGATGTACGGTGCTGGAAAGGTGGTGCTCTCGCCGGCGGCCGAGGAAAAAGTCAAGCGGCTGACGGAGGCG GGCTTTGGCAACCTCCCCATCTGCATGTCCAAGGTTTCGGGCTCATTCACTGGCGATGCCAAGATCAAGGGCGCCCCGAAGGGTTTTACCCTGGACGTGGAGGATGTGTACGTTTCGGCTGGAGCCGGATTTGTGGTGGCCATGTGCGGTGAGGTCACCAAAATGCCGGGCCTTCCCACCCGCCCGGCAATATACGACATCGATCTGAACACGGAAACCGGACAAATCGAAGGCCTCTTTTAG
- the pug gene encoding C-1-tetrahydrofolate synthase, cytoplasmic isoform X1, with amino-acid sequence MSAQYQRFLKVLEKWPAEKSKIGSEEWRAEPAVKMSGAKIISGTAVAKSIREELRNEVAAMGKQLADFAPGLRIVQVGGREDSNVYIRMKIKAATEIGINAAHVQLPRSITEGELLDKINDLNEDPRVHGIIVQMPLDCDSPIDSHRITDAVSPEKDVDGLHTVNEGRLAIGDLGGFLPCTPWGCLELIRRSGVEIAGARAVVLGRSKIVGTPAAELLKWANATVTVCHSKTRNLEEITRSADILVVGIGVAEMVKGSWIKPGAVVIDCGINVKPDASKASGTRLVGDVDYEEALQVAGHLTPVPGGVGPMTVAMLMKNTVRSAARSLERLIRSEWSLQPLPLKPLRPVPSDIVIARAQRPKDIAVLAKEIGLQAREVSLYGNKKAKISLSVLQRLADKEAGHYVVVAGMTPTPLGEGKTTTLMGLVQALGAHKQRNTMAALRQPSQGPTFGIKGGAAGGGYAQVIPMEEFNLHLTGDIHAVSAANNLLAAQLDTRIFHENTQKDKALYDRLVPKVKGQRTFSPIQLRRLKKLGITKTDPDTLTEEEYGSFARLDIDPETIMWERVVDINDRYLRSITVGQSPTEKGISRETRFSISVASEIMAVLALSRCLEDMKQRLADMVVAFDRKGKPVTADDLGVTGALAVLLKDALEPNLMQSLEGTPVLVHAGPFANIAHGCNSIIADEIGLKLVGKDGFVCTEAGFGSDIGMEKFCNIKCRTSGRKPNAMVLVATVRAIKMHGGGAPVTPGAPLNKQYTEENLELVQKGLPNLLQHIANGKAFGMPVVVSLNAHSADTPAEHELVKKAALEAGAFAAVVATHWADGGAGAVELADAVIKACEQGNQFRLLYDVELPLLEKMNKIATTMYGAGKVVLSPAAEEKVKRLTEAGFGNLPICMSKVSGSFTGDAKIKGAPKGFTLDVEDVYVSAGAGFVVAMCGEVTKMPGLPTRPAIYDIDLNTETGQIEGLF; translated from the exons ATGTCGGCGCAGTACCAGAGATTCCTGAAAGTACTTGAAAAGTGGCCCGCGGAGAAATCGAAAATCGGCAG CGAAGAGTGGCGAGCAGAGCCGGCGGTCAAGATGAGCGGAGCCAAAATAATATCGGGCACGGCGGTGGCCAA ATCCATTCGCGAGGAGCTGCGCAACGAGGTGGCGGCTATGGGCAAACAATTGGCTGACTTTGCCCCTGGCTTGAGGATCGTTCAGGTGGGCGGACGCGAGGACTCCAATGTCTATATCCGGATGAAGATCAAGGCAGCTACCGAAATCGGCATCAATGCTGCCCACGTCCAACTGCCTCGATCCATCACCGAGGGGGAACTGCTCGATAAG ATTAACGACCTGAACGAGGATCCGAGGGTACATGGCATCATAGTGCAAATGCCCCTGGACTGCGACTCTCCCATCGACTCGCATCGCATTACGGACGCAGTTTCCCCGGAAAAGGATGTTGATGGACTGCACACGGTAAACGAGGGACGCCTGGCCATCGGTGACCTTGGCGGATTCCTGCCCTGCACTCCGTGGGGCTGCCTGGAGCTCATCCGCCGCTCGGGAGTGGAGATTGCCGGAGCCCGGGCTGTGGTCCTGGGTCGCAGCAAGATCGTGGGCACTCCCGCCGCCGAGCTGCTTAAGTGGGCCAATGCCACGGTCACGGTGTGCCACTCGAAGACCCGCAACCTGGAGGAGATCACCCGAAGTGCCGACATCCTGGTGGTTGGAATCGGCGTGGCTGAGATGGTCAAGGGTTCGTGGATAAAGCCCGGTGCGGTGGTCATCGATTGCGGCATCAATGTGAAGCCAG ACGCCAGCAAAGCCAGCGGCACCCGGCTGGTGGGCGACGTGGACTACGAGGAGGCTCTCCAGGTGGCCGGACATCTGACACCCGTGCCCGGTGGCGTTGGACCCATGACGGTGGCCATGCTGATGAAGAACACCGTGCGATCGGCGGCCCGTTCCCTGGAGCGTCTGATCAGGAGCGAGTGGTCCCTGCAGCCACTGCCCCTGAAACCCCTGCGTCCGGTGCCCAGCGACATTGTGATTGCCCGCGCCCAGAGGCCCAAGGACATCGCTGTGCTGGCCAAGGAGATCGGTCTGCAGGCGCGAGAGGTTTCCCTGTACGGCaacaagaaggccaagatctCGCTGTCGGTGCTGCAGCGTCTGGCGGACAAGGAGGCGGGTCACTATGTGGTAGTGGCCGGCATGACACCCACGCCCCTGGGTGAGGGTAAGACCACCACGCTGATGGGCCTGGTCCAGGCTCTGGGAGCTCACAAGCAGCGGAACACCATGGCTGCCCTGAGACAGCCATCCCAGGGTCCCACTTTCGGCATCAAGGGCGGAGCTGCTGGCGGTGGCTACGCCCAGGTGATTCCCATGGAGGAGTTCAATCTCCATTTGACAGGCGACATCCATGCGGTGTCGGCAGCCAATAACTTGCTGGCCGCCCAGCTGGACACCCGCATCTTCCACGAGAACACGCAAAAGGATAAGGCGTTGTACGATCGATTGGTGCCCAAGGTTAAGGGTCAGCGGACTTTCAGCCCCATTCAGCTGCGCCGTCTCAAGAAACTGGGCATTACCAAGACCGATCCGGATACGCTGACCGAGGAGGAGTACGGATCCTTCGCACGACTGGACATCGATCCCGAGACCATCATGTGGGAGCGCGTGGTGGACATCAACGATCGGTATCTGCGATCGATTACCGTTGGCCAGTCGCCCACCGAGAAGGGAATTTCGCGGGAGACCCGCTTCTCCATCTCGGTGGCCAGTGAGATCATGGCTGTGCTGGCGCTATCCCGCTGCCTGGAGGACATGAAGCAGCGGCTGGCCGATATGGTGGTGGCCTTCGACAGGAAGGGCAAGCCCGTTACTGCCGACGATCTGGGTGTCACTGGAGCTTTAGCTGTTCTGCTCAAGGATGCTCTCGAGCCCAATCTGATGCAGTCGCTCGAGGGAACTCCCGTGCTGGTGCACGCCGGTCCCTTTGCCAACATTGCCCACGGCTGCAACTCCATCATCGCCGATGAAATTGGCCTCAAGCTGGTGGGCAAGGATGGTTTTGTCTGCACGGAGGCAGGATTCGGTTCGGATATCGGCATGGAGAAATTCTGCAACATCAAGTGCCGCACCTCCGGTCGCAAACCGAACGCCATGGTGCTGGTGGCCACCGTTAGGGCCATCAAGATGCACGGAGGCGGAGCACCTGTTACCCCAGGAGCACCTCTAAACAAGCAGTACACCGAGGAGAACCTGGAGCTCGTCCAGAAGGGACTGCCCAATCTGCTGCAGCACATCGCCAACGGCAAGGCCTTCGGCATGCCCGTGGTGGTGAGCCTAAATGCCCATTCGGCGGACACGCCGGCGGAGCACGAGTTGGTCAAGAAGGCTGCTCTGGAGGCTGGAGCCTTCGCCGCCGTGGTCGCGACCCATTGGGCCGACGGAGGAGCTGGAGCCGTCGAGTTGGCCGATGCCGTGATCAAGGCCTGCGAGCAGGGCAACCAGTTCCGACTGCTCTACGATGTGGAACTGCCACTGCTGGAGAAGATGAACAAGATCGCCACGACGATGTACGGTGCTGGAAAGGTGGTGCTCTCGCCGGCGGCCGAGGAAAAAGTCAAGCGGCTGACGGAGGCG GGCTTTGGCAACCTCCCCATCTGCATGTCCAAGGTTTCGGGCTCATTCACTGGCGATGCCAAGATCAAGGGCGCCCCGAAGGGTTTTACCCTGGACGTGGAGGATGTGTACGTTTCGGCTGGAGCCGGATTTGTGGTGGCCATGTGCGGTGAGGTCACCAAAATGCCGGGCCTTCCCACCCGCCCGGCAATATACGACATCGATCTGAACACGGAAACCGGACAAATCGAAGGCCTCTTTTAG
- the LOC108062763 gene encoding probable methyltransferase-like protein 15 homolog — MMKRLLIPTRLRLDLLRPNSNEATPPFHVPVLCDTAIDYLQPVPGGTYFDMTFGAGGHTRRLLDKCPEAKVYALDRDPVAHQLAHEMSESQEYKGRLIPLRGKFSDLPKLFKEHGLAKNSVDGMLFDFGCSSMQFDEAVRGFSLSRDGPLDMRMDGGQGGGVTAAQVLAHVEEGDLVKILRTYGEEKAAKKIARGLIDARNALFKIETTRQLADLVENIMDGGFRKDKLRRHAHSATKTFQAIRIFVNNELNEINYGMVLANEILRMDGRLVTITFHSLEDTIVKRHINGNVLAGAANALPLKYSSHYAIDEPEMLESLTKKNWKQLHRHVIVPDAEEVARNTRSRSAKLRAAVKTN; from the coding sequence ATGATGAAGCGACTCCTAATCCCCACTAGACTGAGACTGGATTTATTGAGGCCCAACTCTAATGAAGCAACACCCCCTTTCCATGTTCCCGTGCTCTGCGACACAGCCATCGATTACCTGCAACCCGTTCCTGGAGGCACCTATTTCGACATGACCTTCGGAGCTGGCGGCCACACGCGTCGTCTTCTGGACAAGTGTCCCGAGGCTAAGGTCTACGCCTTGGATCGAGACCCCGTGGCCCACCAACTGGCCCACGAGATGAGCGAATCGCAGGAGTACAAGGGCAGGCTGATTCCCCTCCGCGGAAAATTCTCTGACTTGCCAAAACTTTTCAAAGAACACGGCCTGGCCAAAAACTCCGTGGACGGAATGCTCTTCGATTTTGGCTGCAGTTCCATGCAGTTCGACGAGGCGGTCAGGGGCTTCTCCCTCTCCAGGGACGGACCGCTGGACATGCGAATGGATGGTGGCCAAGGCGGAGGAGTTACGGCTGCCCAGGTGTTGGCTCACGTGGAAGAAGGCGATCTGGTGAAGATTTTGCGCACATACGGCGAGGAGAAGGCGGCTAAGAAGATAGCCAGAGGTCTGATAGACGCACGCAATGCCCTGTTTAAAATTGAGACCACCAGGCAGCTGGCAGATTTAGTAGAAAACATCATGGACGGAGGATTCAGGAAAGATAAGCTACGAAGACACGCCCATTCGGCCACCAAGACCTTCCAAGCCATCCGTATATTTGTAAACAACGAGCTGAACGAGATCAACTACGGCATGGTTTTGGCCAATGAAATTCTTCGTATGGATGGTCGCCTGGTGACCATCACCTTTCACTCGCTGGAGGACACCATCGTGAAGCGCCACATCAACGGAAATGTTTTAGCCGGAGCCGCCAATGCCTTGCCCCTCAAGTACTCCAGTCACTATGCCATAGACGAACCGGAAATGTTGGAATCCCTGACCAAGAAGAACTGGAAGCAACTCCATCGCCATGTCATCGTGCCAGATGCCGAGGAGGTGGCCAGGAATACCCGCAGTCGATCTGCCAAGCTGAGAGCAGCCGTCAAAACAAACTAA
- the pug gene encoding ubiquinol-cytochrome-c reductase complex assembly factor 2 isoform X3, with the protein MSAQYQRFLKVLEKWPAEKSKIGRDLGEQIRKQVTKLTSLEEGATEKGLDRQIEALERLSNNVYAKKYPRTYESTATGLTAAQCSQVLSSEFLQYLNEGAGSKKK; encoded by the exons ATGTCGGCGCAGTACCAGAGATTCCTGAAAGTACTTGAAAAGTGGCCCGCGGAGAAATCGAAAATCGGCAG ggatcTCGGCGAGCAGATTCGCAAGCAGGTGACCAAGCTCACCAGTCTCGAGGAAGGAGCCACGGAGAAGGGGCTGGACCGCCAGATCGAAGCTCTGGAGAGGCTCTCCAACAACGTCTACGCCAAGAAGTATCCGCGCACCTACGAATCCACGGCCACCGGACTAACAGCCGCCCAGTGCAGCCAAGTCCTGAGCTCCGAGTTCCTGCAATATCTCAACGAGGGAGCGGGCTCCAAGAAGAAGTAG
- the Polr2I gene encoding DNA-directed RNA polymerase II subunit RPB9: MTTAFDAAHTEGPGFVGIRFCQECNNMLYPKEDKENKILLYACRNCDYKQEADSNCIYVNKIMHEIDELTHIVPDVISDPTLPRTEDHACPKCSHREAVFFQAQTRRAEEEMRLYYVCTNQNCTHRWTE, encoded by the coding sequence ATGACGACTGCCTTTGATGCTGCACACACGGAGGGACCGGGATTCGTGGGCATTCGGTTTTGCCAGGAGTGCAACAACATGCTGTACCCGAAGGAGGACAAGGAGAACAAGATCCTCCTGTACGCCTGCCGGAACTGCGACTACAAACAGGAAGCGGACTCCAACTGCATCTACGTGAACAAGATTATGCACGAAATCGACGAACTGACGCACATTGTGCCGGATGTGATTTCCGATCCCACGCTGCCGCGCACCGAGGACCACGCCTGTCCCAAGTGCTCCCACCGGGAGGCGGTCTTCTTCCAGGCACAAACACGTCGCGCCGAGGAGGAGATGCGACTGTACTACGTGTGCACCAACCAGAACTGCACCCACCGATGGACCGAGTAG
- the LOC108062760 gene encoding probable peptidoglycan muropeptide transporter SLC46, with product MAKPRSSGDASGNGNGGADAEPKLNYFQKLWRYRHYLVIEPFFFFYFMASVFNAVAMQNFPLDKACRVNLGYNKIVCDTMLDKSELGIECDDFDFENTTQGATPDLAGLVIGATGFNYTVCKAELEAQILASDVSGKRAPMAAIFPLIVLLFAGGWADRYNKRKPCMIMPIIGEALSFTCQIISSIFFDSLPMEFGAYCEAIVPALFGGLTFCLMAIYSYITIATPEEDRVFRFGIFAMFVTGVPFIGQPISGLLFTTLGYTWSFASAIVFQLIAIFYIIFFIKEVKSTPSTTENGVQPNDAPPLPTTLPPKQQGADNMAYETTNVDEVQGNKNVNFQLTPHMEPKVEVVPPKRSLLKELFDPTLVLDCIRFPLIKRPNNGRMLLILLLCAYFLTVGPTSGENDYWYRFTLKKLAWNGNDFSIYLTLSSGAALVGTFIGTAILSKLLKVSDSMIGMLSALSIVCSRVLFAFSSSTTSFYVAGVVDMFVSLRVIAIKTIGSSIVAGDELSKMYSIFGISEPIAQFIFPPIFSEIYKSTVDSFPGAIWLFGEIFYIPNVLVFVVCYFLLRRRKANEEKSVVELEQNGANGANRANVPDSEITSL from the exons ATGGCAAAGCCAAGGTCGTCGGGGGATGCTTCTGGCAATGGGAACGGAGGAGCGGATGCGGAGCCCAAGCTCAACTACTTCCAGAAATTGTGGCGCTATCGCCACTATCTGGTCATCGAgcccttcttctttttctactTCATGGCCTCCGTCTTCAATGCCGTGGCCATGCAGAATTTCCCATTGGACAAGGCCTGTCGAGTGAATCTGGGATACAACAAGATCGTATGTGACACTATGTTGGACAAATCAGAGCTGGGCATCGAATGCGATGACTTCGACTTTGAGAACACCACACAGGGCGCCACTCCGGATCTTGCTGGCCTGGTGATCGGAGCAACTGGATTCAACTATACGGTCTGCAAGGCGGAACTCGAGGCTCAGATCCTAGCGTCAGATGTCTCCGGCAAACGTGCCCCGATGG CTGCTATTTTCCCACTGATTGTGCTTCTTTTCGCCGGAGGATGGGCAGATCGATACAACAAACGCAAGCCCTGTATGATAATGCCAATTATCGGAGAGGCTTTGTCCTTCACGT gtcagATCATCTCTTCAATTTTCTTTGATTCGCTGCCCATGGAGTTTGGTGCCTATTGTGAGGCCATTGTTCCGGCTCTTTTTGGAGGATTGACCTTCTGTCTGATGGCAATTTATAGTTATATCACCATTGCAACGCCTGAAGAGGATCGTGTGTTTCGCTTTGGCATCTTTGCCATGTTTGTAACAGGAGTTCCTTTCATAGGACAACCGATTAGTGGCCTACTCTTCACTACTTTGGGATACACTT GGTCCTTTGCCTCTGCCATTGTATTCCAGTTGATTGCgatattttacattatattCTTCATTAAAGAGGTGAAGAGTACGCCCAGTACTACCGAGAATGGCGTCCAGCCGAACGATGCACCTCCACTGCCCACCACCTTGCCGCCCAAGCAGCAGGGAGCCGATAATATGGCCTACGAGACGACCAATGTGGATGAAGTGCAGGGAAACAAGAACGTTAACTTCCAACTGACTCCCCATATGGAGCCCAAAGTGGAGGTGGTGCCACCGAAACGCTCGCTCCTCAAGGAACTCTTCGATCCCACTTTGGTGCTGGACTGCATCCGGTTTCCGCTGATCAAGCGACCCAACAACGGCCGCATGCTGCTGATCCTCCTGCTGTGCGCCTACTTCCTGACCGTGGGTCCCACATCCGGCGAGAACGACTATTGGTATCGATTCACCCTGAAGAAGCTCGCCTGGAACGGCAATGACTTCAGTATCTATCTGACCTTGTCCAGTGGAGCCGCCCTGGTGGGCACCTTTATTGGAACCGCCATTCTGAGCAAGCTACTCAAGGTTTCAGACTCAATGATTGGCATGCTGTCCGCTTTGTCCATTGTCTGCTCCCGCGTTCTTTTT GCCTTCTCCAGCAGCACTACCTCATTTTACGTGGCAGGAGTGGTGGACATGTTTGTCAGTTTGCGAGTGATTGCTATTAAGACCATCGGATCTAGCATTGTAGCTGGTGATGAGCTGA GTAAAATGTACTCCATCTTTGGCATCAGTGAGCCAATTGCGCAGTTCATCTTCCCGCCCATTTTCAGTGAGATTTACAAAAGCACAGTTGATTCATTCCCAGGAGCCATTTGGCTGTTTGGTGAAATCTTTTATATTCCCAATGTCTTGGTCTTTGT GGTGTGCTATTTCCTACTGCGGCGTAGAAAGGCCAATGAGGAAAAGAGTGTCGTTGAGCTGGAGCAGAATGGAGCTAATGGAGCCAATCGTGCAAACGTTCCCGATAGCGAAATAACTAGTCTATAA
- the Crz gene encoding pro-corazonin, which produces MLRLLLLPLFLFTLSMACMGQTFQYSRGWTNGKRSFSSATPLLTNGHFHRDRTNELGFTDLYDLQDWSSDRRLERCLSQLQRSLIGRNCAPGSDFNANRADTDSESNPHPRLTNINNENVLYSNANIPNRHRQSNELLEELTAAGGASPDPNVFGKH; this is translated from the exons ATGTTGCGCCTCCTGCTGTTGCCGCTCTTCCTCTTCACGTTGTCCATGGCCTGCATGGGTCAGACTTTTCAGTACTCCCGGGGCTGGACAAATGGCAAGAGATCCTTCAGCTCTGCAACTCCACTGCTGACCAACGGACATTTCCACCGAGATCGAACAAACGAGCTGGGATTTACGGATCTGTACGATCTTCAAGATTGGAGCAGTGATCGCAGACTGGAGCG TTGTCTGTCGCAACTCCAACGATCATTGATTGGTCGAAACTGTGCCCCTGGATCGGACTTCAATGCCAACCGAGCAGATACAGATTCTGAGAGCAATCCCCATCCCAGACTTACCAACATTAATAACGAAAATGTTTTGTATTCAAATGCCAATATCCCGAACAGACATCGCCAGTCGAACGAACTCCTCGAGGAGCTGACTGCCGCTGGTGGAGCTTCTCCTGATCCCAATGTGTTTGGAAAACATTAG